In Kitasatospora sp. NA04385, a single genomic region encodes these proteins:
- a CDS encoding DUF6215 domain-containing protein — protein sequence MQDYLAGVGRRIAVRAVAGVCAVAGGLFWHSVQESGHHGSGKRAEDGGPAVCAPIGTDWPAGYPAMCAALNRPDLPELLGVPGEHAVAAGVGSYSRWDAGAAQVQVGRVTVAVSDRPAVPYDLLLDDTGVSVREVAPVAGRPAVAYAEPTLWLTVNLGSGGSGSPAAAGSGGSDPGGSTYHLVVARNADGSGGSLELSLWRDDDGYLDSALLPGLAEKLMAGLDGWNAPPLPAEPGQPTRPPRPSPSPSSFRPFSGDR from the coding sequence ATGCAGGACTACCTGGCCGGTGTCGGCCGGAGGATCGCGGTACGGGCCGTGGCGGGGGTGTGCGCCGTGGCGGGCGGGCTGTTCTGGCACTCGGTGCAGGAGTCGGGCCACCACGGGAGCGGCAAGCGGGCCGAGGACGGCGGGCCCGCCGTGTGCGCCCCGATCGGGACGGACTGGCCGGCCGGCTACCCGGCGATGTGCGCCGCGCTGAACCGCCCCGACCTGCCGGAGCTGCTCGGCGTCCCGGGCGAGCACGCCGTGGCCGCCGGGGTCGGCTCCTACTCCCGGTGGGACGCCGGGGCGGCGCAGGTGCAGGTCGGCCGGGTGACGGTCGCGGTGTCCGACCGCCCCGCCGTCCCGTACGACCTGCTGCTGGACGACACCGGGGTGAGCGTCCGGGAGGTGGCGCCCGTGGCCGGGCGGCCCGCGGTCGCCTACGCGGAGCCGACGCTGTGGCTGACCGTCAACCTCGGCTCCGGCGGCTCGGGTTCGCCGGCGGCCGCCGGGTCCGGCGGGAGCGACCCGGGCGGCTCGACGTACCACCTCGTGGTGGCCCGGAACGCGGACGGCAGCGGCGGCTCCCTCGAACTGTCCCTGTGGCGGGACGACGACGGCTACCTGGACAGCGCCCTGCTGCCCGGGCTGGCCGAGAAGCTGATGGCCGGCCTGGACGGCTGGAACGCGCCCCCGCTCCCGGCCGAGCCGGGACAGCCGACCCGCCCGCCCCGGCCGTCCCCGTCCCCGAGCTCGTTCCGCCCCTTCTCGGGCGACCGCTGA
- a CDS encoding YnfA family protein, whose product MSTARSILLFALAAVLEIGGCWLVWQSVRESRPWWLAGLGVVALGLYGFTAARQPDADFGRVLAAYGGVFVAGSLLWGVLLDGFRPTRWDVLGVLICLAGVGVIMYGPRR is encoded by the coding sequence GTGAGCACCGCCCGTTCGATCCTGTTGTTCGCCCTGGCCGCCGTCCTGGAGATCGGCGGCTGCTGGCTGGTCTGGCAGTCCGTCCGGGAGTCCCGCCCGTGGTGGCTGGCCGGGCTCGGGGTGGTGGCGCTGGGCCTGTACGGCTTCACCGCGGCCCGCCAGCCGGACGCGGACTTCGGCCGGGTGCTGGCCGCGTACGGCGGAGTGTTCGTGGCGGGCTCACTGCTGTGGGGCGTGCTGCTGGACGGCTTCCGGCCCACCCGCTGGGACGTGCTGGGGGTGCTGATCTGCCTGGCCGGCGTCGGCGTGATCATGTACGGGCCGCGCCGGTAG
- a CDS encoding metallophosphoesterase family protein, producing MDIPNMGVPAELAARMSMAEQHEYLRSKLSRRTLLRSGAVTVGALAVGGALGSGTAFADQPVKPGSTTAGVNGSLVAPTGRHLQFGADAGTQMRVSWQVPAAVRKPFLRFGRHPWELSNKIEAEVRALHTPALVDGGVPVDQYYLHVELNHLQPGTTYYYGVGHEGFDPASQQSISTLKTFTTAPSRDGRRGRPFEPFTFTAFGDQGVSAHAAGNDNVILAQNPVFHLHAGDICYADPMGQGLDSDRSAFNALTWDAFLAQTEPVSARIPWMVSYGNHDMEAWYSHNGYGGDDARFTLPTNGPDPRRAPGVYSFTYGNVGVISLDANDVSYEIPVNFGYTNGQQTRWLERKLRELRADETVDFVVVFFHHCAFSTTHQHASEGGVREAWVPLFEKYRVDLVVNGHNHVYERTDAILGDKVSKAVPSGGTVDPVKDGVVYVTAGAAGRSLYSFDAPDSYEGHENHQDEVVTYHFEKGAVKVPETVHWSRVRYTGYSFVKVDVTPAHRGANTTMKVTALAEDGSRIDHYSIVRRAGRGEHGH from the coding sequence ATGGATATCCCGAACATGGGCGTGCCCGCCGAACTCGCCGCACGCATGAGCATGGCGGAGCAGCACGAGTACCTGCGCAGCAAGTTGTCCCGCCGCACCCTGCTGCGCTCCGGCGCGGTCACGGTCGGCGCGCTGGCCGTCGGCGGGGCGCTGGGCTCCGGCACGGCGTTCGCCGACCAGCCGGTGAAGCCCGGTTCCACCACCGCCGGGGTGAACGGTTCGCTGGTCGCCCCGACCGGCCGCCACCTGCAGTTCGGCGCCGACGCCGGCACCCAGATGCGGGTGTCCTGGCAGGTGCCGGCGGCGGTGCGGAAGCCGTTCCTGCGCTTCGGCCGCCACCCCTGGGAGCTCAGCAACAAGATCGAGGCCGAGGTGCGCGCGCTGCACACCCCGGCCCTGGTCGACGGCGGCGTCCCGGTCGACCAGTACTACCTGCACGTGGAGCTGAACCACCTGCAGCCGGGCACCACCTACTACTACGGCGTCGGCCACGAGGGCTTCGACCCGGCCTCGCAGCAGTCGATCTCCACCCTGAAGACCTTCACCACCGCGCCGTCCCGCGACGGCCGCCGGGGCCGGCCGTTCGAGCCGTTCACCTTCACCGCCTTCGGCGACCAGGGCGTCTCCGCGCACGCGGCCGGCAACGACAACGTGATCCTGGCGCAGAACCCGGTCTTCCACCTGCACGCGGGCGACATCTGCTACGCCGACCCGATGGGCCAGGGCCTGGACAGCGACCGCTCCGCGTTCAACGCGCTGACCTGGGACGCCTTCCTGGCGCAGACCGAGCCGGTGTCCGCGAGGATCCCGTGGATGGTCTCCTACGGCAACCACGACATGGAGGCCTGGTACTCGCACAACGGCTACGGCGGCGACGACGCCCGCTTCACCCTGCCGACCAACGGCCCGGACCCGCGCCGGGCCCCCGGCGTCTACTCCTTCACCTACGGCAACGTCGGCGTGATCTCGCTGGACGCCAACGACGTCTCGTACGAGATCCCGGTCAACTTCGGCTACACCAACGGGCAGCAGACCCGGTGGCTGGAGCGGAAGCTGCGCGAGCTGCGGGCGGACGAGACGGTCGACTTCGTGGTGGTCTTCTTCCACCACTGCGCCTTCTCCACCACCCACCAGCACGCCTCCGAGGGCGGGGTCCGGGAGGCCTGGGTGCCGCTGTTCGAGAAGTACCGGGTGGACCTGGTCGTCAACGGCCACAACCACGTCTACGAGCGCACCGACGCGATCCTCGGCGACAAGGTCTCCAAGGCGGTGCCGAGCGGCGGGACGGTCGACCCGGTCAAGGACGGCGTGGTCTACGTGACCGCGGGCGCGGCCGGCCGCAGCCTGTACTCCTTCGACGCCCCCGACAGCTACGAGGGCCACGAGAACCACCAGGACGAGGTGGTCACGTACCACTTCGAGAAGGGCGCGGTGAAGGTCCCCGAGACGGTGCACTGGTCGCGGGTCCGCTACACCGGCTACTCCTTCGTCAAGGTGGACGTCACCCCGGCGCACCGCGGCGCGAACACCACCATGAAGGTGACCGCGCTGGCCGAGGACGGCAGCCGGATCGACCACTACTCGATCGTCCGCCGCGCGGGCCGCGGCGAGCACGGCCACTGA